In a single window of the Papaver somniferum cultivar HN1 chromosome 8, ASM357369v1, whole genome shotgun sequence genome:
- the LOC113303726 gene encoding histone H2B.7-like has protein sequence MAPKAEKKPAEKKPTEEKKAEKALAEKKPRAEKKLPSKDASTADKKKKKSKKSVETYKIYIFKVLKQVHPDIGISSKAMGIMNSFINDIFEKLAAESSRLARYNKKPTITSREIQTAVRLVLPGELAKHAVSEGTKAVTKFTSS, from the coding sequence atggcACCCAAAGCAGAGAAGAAACCAGCTGAGAAGAAGCCAACCGAAGAGAAGAAAGCAGAGAAAGCACTAGCAGAGAAGAAACCCAGAGCTGAGAAGAAGTTACCAAGCAAAGATGCTTCAACAgcggataagaagaagaagaaatcaaagaaatcagTCGAAACTTACAAAATCTACATCTTCAAAGTTCTGAAACAAGTTCATCCTGATATTGGTATCTCAAGCAAAGCTATGGGCATCATGAACAGTTTCATTAATGATATCTTCGAGAAACTTGCTGCTGAATCCTCCAGATTAGCAAGGTACAACAAGAAACCAACTATCACTTCTCGAGAGATTCAGACTGCTGTTCGTCTTGTTCTTCCTGGTGAATTGGCCAAGCATGCTGTTTCTGAGGGTACTAAAGCTGTTACCAAATTTACTAGTTCTTAA
- the LOC113303727 gene encoding probable pectinesterase 68 has translation MVSLTNKAAAVSFSFSYFILYLFLFFVSTTTLLATPTNYNDKYSSSSTQQVTSSSISNTTNDKQKPQHGHHKWVGPSGHLFITVDASGLGDFLSVQAAVESVPNNNTKNVLIKINAGVYIEKVVLEATKPYITFQGEGKEKTIIQWHDRASDRGPNGQQLRTYRTASVTVLANFFSARNISFKNTSPAPMPGMEGWQAAAFRISGDKAYFVGCGFYGAQDTLCDDAGRHYFKECYIQGSIDFIFGNGRSMYKGCELHSIARRFGSIAAHARTSPDEKTGFAFVNCRVTGTGPLYVGRAMGQYSRIVYSFTYFDDIVARGGWDDWDHLSNKNKTAFFGVYKSWGPGANAVRGVSWARELDYETAHPFIAKSFVNGRHWIAPSDA, from the exons ATGGTGTCCCTTACTAACAAGGCAGCTGcagtctccttctccttctcttatttcattttgtatttattcttgtttttcgtCTCAACAACAACATTATTAGCTACACCTACGAACTATAATGATAAATACTCATCATCTTCAACGCAACAAGTTACATCGTCATCAATCTCAAATACGACGAATGATAAGCAGAAGCCGCAACATGGGCACCACAAATGGGTTGGACCGTCCGGTCACCTGTTTATCACGGTTGACGCTAGTGGTCTGGGTGATTTCCTGTCTGTCCAAGCTGCTGTTGAATCTGTTCCGAACAACAACACAAAAAATGTTCTTATAAAGATTAATGCCGGAGTTTACAT TGAAAAGGTTGTATTAGAGGCGACAAAGCCTTACATAACTTTCCAAGGGGAAGGAAAGGAAAAGACTATCATACAGTGGCATGATCGAGCGAGTGATCGTGGTCCCAATGGCCAACAACTAAGGACATACAGAACAGCTTCTGTTACCGTTCTTGCTAATTTTTTCTCTGCTAGAAACATTAGTTTCAAG AATACATCGCCAGCACCTATGCCAGGAATGGAAGGATGGCAAGCAGCAGCATTTCGGATATCAGGGGACAAGGCTTACTTCGTTGGTTGTGGATTTTATGGTGCACAAGACACATTATGTGATGACGCTGGTCGACATTATTTCAAGGAGTGTTATATTCAGGGTTCAATTGACTTCATCTTTGGAAATGGACGCTCCATGTACAAA GGTTGTGAACTGCACTCAATAGCGAGGAGGTTTGGTTCAATAGCTGCACATGCAAGAACTTCTCCGGACGAAAAAACAGGTTTCGCGTTTGTGAATTGCCGTGTAACTGGAACTGGTCCGCTCTATGTGGGTCGCGCCATGGGTCAATACTCGAGGATAGTGTACTCCTTCACATACTTTGACGATATCGTGGCACGAGGTGGTTGGGATGATTGGGACCATTTGAGCAACAAAAACAA GACAGCGTTTTTCGGGGTGTACAAGAGCTGGGGACCAGGAGCTAATGCAGTGAGAGGAGTATCTTGGGCAAGAGAACTGGATTACGAAACAGCCCATCCCTTCATTGCCAAGAGCTTCGTCAATGGAAGGCACTGGATAGCTCCCTCTGATGCTTGA